One region of Verrucomicrobiota bacterium genomic DNA includes:
- a CDS encoding DUF1318 domain-containing protein — MNSRLVIPLLMLMLAGAALLGVTCRHEVVTPEPIKIEVTIRQEIHQYTHQVNDAVAGKASVDETVDALFPEEEPAGDGNSLLHEIEGLFIPTAYAAEGDGSARERFRAALQSRKDRHATIQQYLKEGSAGENHDALLSFRASNKTQANAEYAQQVKNTINQENADRETIIAIIASRKGVAVSIVREEQFTANVNAAPAGAWIEVKQGESWIWSKKQ; from the coding sequence ATGAACTCGCGTTTGGTCATCCCCCTGCTCATGCTCATGCTTGCCGGCGCGGCCCTGCTCGGCGTCACCTGCCGGCACGAGGTGGTCACTCCCGAGCCAATCAAGATCGAAGTGACCATCCGCCAGGAAATCCACCAATACACCCACCAGGTCAACGACGCGGTGGCCGGCAAGGCTTCGGTCGACGAGACGGTTGACGCGCTGTTCCCCGAAGAGGAACCGGCGGGCGACGGCAACTCGCTGCTCCACGAAATCGAGGGCCTGTTCATCCCGACGGCCTACGCGGCGGAAGGTGACGGTTCTGCCCGGGAGCGCTTCCGCGCCGCGCTGCAGAGCCGAAAGGATCGCCACGCGACGATCCAGCAGTACCTCAAGGAAGGCAGTGCGGGCGAGAACCATGACGCCCTGCTCAGCTTCCGCGCGTCGAACAAGACGCAGGCCAACGCCGAGTACGCCCAGCAGGTCAAGAACACGATCAACCAGGAGAACGCCGACCGCGAGACGATCATCGCGATTATCGCTTCGCGGAAGGGCGTCGCTGTAAGCATCGTGCGCGAAGAGCAGTTCACGGCGAACGTCAACGCGGCCCCGGCCGGCGCCTGGATCGAGGTCAAGCAGGGCGAGAGCTGGATCTGGTCAAAGAAGCAGTAG